Proteins encoded by one window of Blautia luti:
- a CDS encoding helix-turn-helix domain-containing protein: MAIDYEALGKRISNARKQIGITQEALGEQLNMTRKHISVIETAINRPSLDTLVDIANALNVSADDLLVDSLTHSASTADSEIHRLLLDCNTTEQEILTRTVKELKAILYGLGI, from the coding sequence ATGGCTATTGACTATGAAGCCTTGGGCAAGCGTATTTCAAATGCCCGCAAACAAATTGGTATCACACAGGAGGCGCTCGGTGAACAACTTAACATGACCCGTAAACACATCAGTGTTATCGAAACTGCTATCAACCGTCCCAGCCTGGATACCCTGGTTGATATCGCAAATGCACTGAATGTATCTGCAGATGACCTTCTCGTAGACAGTCTGACGCACTCGGCATCTACTGCAGATTCTGAGATTCACCGTCTGCTTTTGGACTGCAATACAACGGAACAGGAAATTCTTACCCGCACCGTAAAGGAACTGAAAGCGATTTTGTATGGTTTAGGAATCTGA
- a CDS encoding AAA family ATPase, producing the protein MTGKEETGIITLYSDVEATAVRWLWYPFIAVGKITLLQGDPGDGKSTMMMNLIAELSKGGTMPDGKSIGMPQKVIYQCSEDDASDTIKPRLETCGADCRNVAFINEEMNSGLTLDDERIRKAIIQFRPKLVVIDPIQAYLGSDSDLQIAGRARKLMQRLGMWASAYDCAVVLIGHLNKKEGTKDLYRSIGSVDVVAAARSVLQMEHDPENKNIRIVRQIKNNLAPSDGEIRFSITAEEGFRWLECKIPTDPEAESEPPKFESKSEKAAYLIKKLLSEGDMRAREIYMRMSDEGISRRTAENTKKELGIRSYRKMRQWFWSIKPEE; encoded by the coding sequence ATGACAGGCAAAGAGGAAACAGGAATTATCACATTATATAGTGATGTAGAAGCAACAGCTGTTCGCTGGCTGTGGTATCCGTTCATTGCAGTCGGGAAGATCACATTGCTGCAAGGCGACCCCGGCGACGGAAAGTCTACCATGATGATGAATTTGATTGCAGAATTATCAAAGGGTGGAACTATGCCGGATGGAAAGTCTATTGGAATGCCCCAGAAAGTTATTTACCAGTGTTCGGAAGATGATGCTTCAGACACCATCAAGCCGAGATTGGAAACGTGTGGAGCAGATTGCAGGAATGTGGCTTTTATAAATGAAGAAATGAATAGTGGCTTGACGCTGGATGATGAACGTATCAGAAAGGCGATTATACAATTTCGTCCAAAGTTGGTGGTCATTGACCCGATACAGGCATATCTGGGAAGTGATTCTGACCTTCAGATTGCAGGCAGGGCGAGAAAGCTGATGCAGCGTCTTGGAATGTGGGCATCTGCATATGACTGTGCAGTTGTATTGATTGGTCACCTCAACAAGAAAGAGGGGACAAAAGATCTGTACCGGAGCATTGGTAGTGTGGACGTTGTGGCAGCAGCCAGAAGTGTTCTGCAGATGGAGCATGATCCGGAAAACAAAAATATTCGCATTGTACGACAGATTAAAAACAATCTGGCTCCATCTGATGGAGAGATTCGTTTCTCAATAACGGCCGAGGAGGGTTTTCGATGGCTGGAGTGCAAGATCCCAACTGACCCGGAAGCAGAGTCAGAGCCTCCGAAGTTTGAATCAAAGTCTGAGAAAGCAGCATACCTGATAAAAAAGCTGCTTTCCGAAGGCGATATGAGAGCAAGAGAAATCTATATGCGGATGAGTGACGAAGGCATCAGTCGCAGGACAGCAGAAAATACGAAAAAAGAACTCGGCATCCGAAGTTATCGGAAGATGCGCCAGTGGTTTTGGAGCATAAAGCCGGAAGAATGA
- a CDS encoding MerR family transcriptional regulator: MRPKEIQEKLGIDAERIKLFKRESIFKPEHPPVGNKATDYTEADFKNLQRIVVLTKSGLTCGDIKKLQAGEIDLEQAIRERKQYINDELERKRNALEMLDNLLDDSAEFETFQTQHYWDIISEKEAAGEEFIDIEDMYGYRPVSLERAVKCPHCGHEENVDLEDFMYDESSYEKENGMGPDLVYSFNSEDCYECPECGHTLKIEGWIREYPMGAYDSEDIKVEDCGGDEDDE, translated from the coding sequence ATGAGACCAAAAGAAATACAAGAAAAATTAGGCATTGATGCAGAGCGCATAAAACTCTTTAAGCGTGAGAGTATCTTCAAACCAGAACATCCGCCGGTGGGAAACAAGGCAACGGATTATACAGAAGCAGATTTCAAAAATCTGCAGAGGATTGTTGTCCTTACAAAATCTGGCTTAACCTGTGGAGATATAAAAAAACTTCAAGCAGGAGAAATTGATCTTGAACAGGCAATCCGTGAACGGAAGCAGTATATCAATGATGAACTTGAACGAAAGAGGAATGCCTTAGAAATGCTGGATAACCTTCTGGATGACAGCGCAGAATTTGAAACTTTCCAGACGCAGCATTATTGGGACATCATCAGCGAAAAAGAAGCGGCAGGCGAGGAATTTATCGATATCGAGGATATGTATGGGTATCGACCGGTTTCTCTGGAAAGAGCAGTCAAATGTCCTCATTGCGGTCATGAAGAAAATGTTGACCTTGAGGACTTCATGTATGATGAAAGCTCTTACGAAAAAGAAAATGGTATGGGACCGGATCTTGTGTACAGCTTTAATTCTGAAGATTGCTATGAATGTCCAGAATGTGGCCACACATTAAAAATCGAAGGTTGGATTCGGGAATACCCAATGGGAGCGTATGATTCGGAAGATATAAAAGTAGAGGATTGTGGGGGTGATGAAGATGACGAGTGA
- a CDS encoding recombinase family protein encodes MTQKKVEVIPATKRSVHNGGQLKVQSNVRVAAYCRVSTGDESQQTSYTTQKAFYTNLITNKPGWRFAGIYADEAKSGTSREHREDFNRMMADALDGKLDYIVTKSISRFARNTVDTLNCVRQLRQQNPPVGVYFEKENIDTLDATGELILTILSALAQDESRSISDNIRWSIQKNFQAGKPKVDLNRMLGYDKGANGEWVINPEQAKTVRYIFERYVCGQTANRIAKELNELGRKTVNKKNWSASSVLTVLRNEKYVGDIEMQKTITKDFLTHRSTINKGEAPRYYVENHHVGIIDRSTWDKAQTMLYEKPSKVGDSVPAQKKKRGYTGSPFGNLVCGAVLEHGERAGKECGEGFFRVTYTGVATGYTDDRSLAATGGDTDIYLEKYAYAYPVWRCKQKMGKREGEKPRQNGTPDQKLYCREKHGRLSDAERKAANERCPSESIHECALEQSFMEMLYRLKRDYEKNHEASEISTLFQKACEQMYQQMKGNSVSVERLETLDAQIKELGEKLQETIGRQVTAMRDAVLEQNLELNESLAEGNITLDEIDSDIRNGLTGNDIGTSFYHADYEEGSEIEAYASLAKDIRQRIESFRKEKETLSQEQGALTVMKKNFDLFIACLKELPEQNAAGMPLKVNGLDVQGSLFRDVDGKPVDGAIASLNRGRLKMTPERIAEAPDLLHFEKGIYCAFMKKGTVKGDIVLYETNFGVTLPTCGNQRTLTSFLGFKKCSLDGLVTLVDAPYRVYDNTVQYRRYLRSKAKREQAV; translated from the coding sequence ATGACACAGAAAAAAGTAGAAGTGATACCGGCTACAAAGCGGTCGGTGCATAATGGTGGTCAGCTGAAGGTGCAGAGCAATGTCCGTGTGGCGGCATACTGCCGAGTCTCCACAGGGGATGAAAGCCAGCAGACTTCCTATACCACGCAGAAAGCATTCTACACAAATCTGATCACGAACAAACCCGGATGGAGATTTGCAGGCATTTATGCAGATGAGGCAAAATCAGGAACCAGCAGGGAACACCGTGAGGATTTCAACCGCATGATGGCAGACGCCCTGGATGGAAAGCTGGATTATATCGTGACCAAGTCGATTTCACGATTTGCCAGAAACACGGTGGACACCCTGAATTGTGTCCGCCAGCTTCGGCAGCAGAATCCGCCGGTTGGTGTTTACTTTGAAAAAGAGAATATCGACACGCTGGATGCGACCGGTGAATTGATCTTGACTATTCTTTCCGCACTGGCGCAGGATGAGAGCCGGTCCATTTCGGACAATATCCGCTGGTCGATCCAGAAAAATTTCCAGGCTGGAAAGCCCAAGGTGGATCTGAACCGGATGCTGGGATATGACAAAGGCGCCAACGGCGAGTGGGTGATCAATCCGGAGCAGGCAAAAACGGTTCGTTATATTTTTGAACGGTATGTATGTGGACAGACGGCAAACCGTATTGCAAAGGAGCTGAATGAACTTGGCAGAAAGACGGTGAACAAAAAGAACTGGTCGGCAAGTTCTGTGCTCACAGTTCTTCGAAATGAAAAATATGTGGGTGACATTGAGATGCAGAAGACCATCACAAAGGATTTCCTGACCCACCGGTCCACGATCAACAAAGGTGAAGCACCTCGTTATTATGTAGAAAACCATCATGTTGGTATCATTGACCGCAGCACATGGGACAAGGCTCAGACGATGCTTTATGAAAAGCCCAGCAAGGTTGGAGATTCGGTACCGGCTCAAAAGAAGAAGAGAGGATACACTGGCTCGCCATTTGGAAATCTGGTCTGCGGTGCGGTTCTTGAACATGGAGAAAGAGCCGGAAAAGAATGCGGTGAGGGATTCTTCCGTGTGACCTATACAGGTGTGGCAACTGGGTACACGGATGACCGAAGCCTTGCAGCAACTGGTGGCGATACGGATATCTACCTTGAAAAATACGCATATGCTTATCCCGTGTGGCGGTGCAAACAGAAGATGGGAAAGCGTGAGGGCGAAAAGCCCAGACAGAATGGTACACCGGACCAGAAGCTGTACTGCAGGGAAAAACACGGGAGATTGTCGGATGCCGAGAGAAAAGCAGCCAATGAAAGATGCCCTTCGGAAAGCATCCATGAATGTGCCTTGGAACAGAGCTTTATGGAAATGCTGTACCGTCTGAAACGGGATTATGAAAAAAACCATGAGGCTTCGGAAATAAGCACTCTTTTTCAAAAAGCCTGTGAACAGATGTATCAGCAGATGAAAGGAAACAGCGTATCGGTGGAAAGACTGGAAACGCTGGATGCTCAGATCAAGGAACTGGGAGAAAAACTGCAGGAGACGATCGGCCGTCAGGTTACGGCCATGCGGGATGCGGTGCTGGAGCAGAATTTGGAACTGAATGAATCACTGGCGGAGGGCAACATCACATTGGACGAGATTGACAGTGATATCCGAAATGGGCTGACGGGAAATGATATTGGTACGAGCTTCTACCATGCTGACTATGAAGAAGGGTCTGAAATCGAAGCCTATGCAAGTCTGGCAAAGGATATCCGGCAGCGAATTGAGAGTTTCCGAAAGGAAAAAGAAACGCTGAGCCAGGAACAGGGAGCCCTTACGGTTATGAAGAAGAATTTTGACCTTTTCATTGCCTGCCTGAAAGAACTGCCGGAACAGAATGCCGCCGGTATGCCGCTGAAGGTGAACGGGCTGGATGTGCAGGGCAGCCTGTTTCGGGATGTGGATGGAAAGCCGGTTGATGGTGCGATCGCCAGTTTGAACAGAGGACGATTGAAGATGACGCCGGAGAGGATCGCGGAAGCACCGGACCTGCTCCATTTTGAAAAAGGTATCTACTGCGCTTTTATGAAAAAGGGAACGGTGAAAGGCGACATCGTACTTTATGAAACGAATTTTGGTGTAACGCTGCCCACCTGTGGAAATCAGAGGACACTGACCAGTTTTCTGGGATTTAAGAAATGCAGTCTTGACGGGCTGGTGACTCTGGTTGATGCCCCGTACCGGGTATATGACAACACAGTTCAGTACCGAAGATATCTGAGAAGTAAAGCAAAACGAGAGCAGGCTGTATAA